A genomic window from Sorex araneus isolate mSorAra2 chromosome 2, mSorAra2.pri, whole genome shotgun sequence includes:
- the MYLIP gene encoding E3 ubiquitin-protein ligase MYLIP: MLCYVTRPDAVLMEVEVEAKANGEDCLNQVCRRLGIIEVDYFGLQFTGSKGESLWLNLRNRISQQMDGLAPYRLKLRVKFFVEPHLILQEQTRHIFFLHIKEALLAGHLQCLPEQAVELSALLAQTKFGDYNQNTAKYSYEELCAKVLSSAALNSIVAKHKELEGTSPASAEYQVLQIVSAMENYGIEWHSVRDSEGQKLLIGVGPEGISICKDDFSPMNRIAYPVVQMATQSGKNVYLTVTKESGNSIVLLFKMISTRAASGLYRAITETHAFYRCDTVTSAVMMQYSRDLKGHLASLFLNENINLGKKYVFDIKRTAKEVYDHARRALYNAGVVDLVSRGDRSPPSSPLKSAEHGRGCRSCEGLSCQQSRALQEKLRKLREAMLCMLCCEREVNSAFCPCGHTVCCERCAAQLQSCPVCRSRVEHVQHVYLPTHTSLLNLTVI, translated from the exons ATGCTGTGCTATGTGACGCGGCCGGACGCGGTGCTGATGGAAGTGGAGGTGGAGGCGAAAGCCAACGGCGAGGACTGCCTCAATCAG gtgtGCAGACGGCTGGGAATTATAGAAGTTGATTATTTTGGATTGCAGTTTACGGGTAGCAAAGGGGAAAGCTTATGGCTAAATCTGAGAAACCGCATCTCCCAGCAAATGGATGGGTTGGCCCCATACCGGCTTAAACTCCGAGTCAAGTTCTTCGTGGAGCCTCACCTCATCTTACAGGAGCAAACCAG GCACATCTTCTTCCTGCACATCAAAGAGGCGCTCCTGGCCGGCCACCTGCAGTGCCTCCCGGAGCAGGCGGTGGAGCTCAGCGCCCTCCTCGCCCAGACCAAGTTTGGAGACTACAACCAGAATACAGCCAAGTACAGCTACGAGGAGCTGTGTGCGAAGGTGCTCTCCAGCGCCGCCTTGAACAG CATTGTGGCGAAGCATAAGGAGCTGGAGGGAACCAGCCCGGCCTCCGCCGAGTACCAGGTTCTGCAGATCGTGTCGGCCATGGAGAACTACGGCATCGAGTGGCACTCCGTCCGGGACAGCGAGGGCCAGAAGCTGCTCATCGGGGTGGGCCCAGAAGGAATCTCCATCTGTAAAGATGACTTTAGCCCAATGAACAG GATAGCTTACCCCGTGGTGCAGATGGCCACCCAGTCCGGAAAGAACGTGTATCTGACTGTCACCAAGGAGTCTGGGAATAGCATCGTGCTCTTATTTAAGATGATCAGTACCAGGGCGGCCAGCGGGCTCTACCGGGCCATCACGGAGACACACGCTTTCTACAG GTGCGACACGGTGACCAGCGCCGTCATGATGCAGTACAGCCGGGACCTGAAGGGCCACCTGGCCTCCCTGTTCCTCAACGAAAACATCAACCTGGGCAAGAAGTACGTGTTCGACATCAAGAGGACGGCCAAGGAGGTGTACGACCACGCCCGGCGGGCCCTGTACAACGCGGGCGTGGTGGACCTGGTCTCCCGGGGCGACCGCAGCCCGCCCAGCTCGCCGCTCAAGTCGGCCGAGCACGGCCGCGGCTGCCGCAGCTGCGAGGGCCTGAGCTGCCAGCAGAGCCGCGCGCTGCAGGAGAAGCTGCGCAAGCTGCGCGAGGCCATGCTGTGCATGCTGTGCTGCGAGCGCGAGGTCAACTCGGCCTTCTGCCCCTGCGGACACACCGTGTGCTGCGAGCGCTGCGCCGCCCAGCTCCAG TCGTGCCCGGTGTGCAGGTCGAGGGTGGAACATGTGCAGCACGTCtatctccccacacacacaagccTTCTCAACCTGACTGTCATCTGA